The Gossypium arboreum isolate Shixiya-1 chromosome 4, ASM2569848v2, whole genome shotgun sequence DNA segment CACACCATGCTTTCTCATCAATTAACTTAATATAGGCACTCATGCATGCTTTCCAATAAGCATAATTATCAACCTCAAGCATAGGGGGTCTTGAAGTAGAATGACCTTTCATAGCTTGAATCTAGCAACACCATGGATCTCCACAAGCTACTTTAAGTGGTAGACTCTAATACCAATTGAAGTTTTAACATCATTACTAAGAAACTAGATAAAATTCTTGGAATGAGTAATAAAAAATGGGCACAGGCACTTCTTTGGCACCAAAtctagaaaaaaaaacaaaaacatgttggatttggtgccctaagtgtagtattttcgtcaataaaataaattctttaattaaattaatatactttgtataaatTGTCCTCAAATGGTTTTTGCACGTAAAGTAagatggaagcaaatgttgcttattggttgtctaatgtttaactaatactaagtagtATTACGTGGTCAGACCATGATACAAAAAGACatcttatattagtagatgaacctaaacatgtccttagtctaataaaaaatgagaaaaccgattaaaagactaatatatggtctatcaagtccaatttggGAGATGCCTTGTCTTGAGCATTAGagcggatgactcctagaagatagagacaaagatgtgactgactggactggCAGTTGGACAGGATCCAagcagaatagatcctgaatctgtttatggatttattctcTTACGACATTTATAGTGTGGCATACTTAAATCTTGAATGGATGGCGGattatgtatgcgtgactcgtacactttgatgtaaataAAAGTCTGAGTTTGAATAAAAAAGGAATCAAAAGCTGGTATGTGGGGTGTACGACTTCTGTAATATGTAGCgccattcacaatagtggaattcatagcctaaaACAtaagtaaatgatatcctctcattggcattacatggctGATTAGAAGTAAACATAGTTATGAGtcgttcgtctttgtgatgaatgacttaattactatttgatagtaattgacttttcatgaaggaagatgtaatggttatcaTGAGATTAAATAGGATTATATAGGGAGAACTGATATAATCCCAGAGAGATtaaagatatcctatgagggtaacacacttatgacaaggtcactGGTTGAGCACTGAGTAGTTGATTTCGTAATGGCGTGTCATTAGGGAGAGCttagtcatgatactatagtagaatgactttatgaataaatgagtttataattcaTAGGAAaaaagctagaacttaattataaatcatttgagctctAATTAGATATGTCCAATCTGACCCTCTACAAGCTCGTTGAAATCAAAAATGAATTGCGTATTGAACCGAAAATGAACAGAATGAATAGAAATAGAGAAATGGAAAACATTCAGAAATAgttatggttttctccaaaatgaagaaacgaaatcatttgaaaatgaatgtaggtttctcaaaatatggaaatggaaatggacaTGAGAAATGTTctatttgaaaatatatatatatggattacTCAGAAATGACCAGAAGaatgattttatgttttttagtaGTTTTAAAgcctgaaaataaaaataaaccatttGCTCATAGTGAACaagttgagttgtgaaatattgaatatgttttcttgtaaattttaacAGGGGTTAAATTGTCATAATTTTACAATGTgtaaaattgggatgagaaaattatttaattggaaaaataatgtttattttggaaaatagaaaattatgTATTGGGTTGGACTAAATTATGAAGTGTTGGGTTAAAAGGCCAAAAAACACATATAATTGGGCTTAATAAAATGAGAGGCTTGAATCTAcatcataatacatatgaggggAAACACACCTTATTAGCCCCTCTGCCTCTTCTAGTTGGACTGAAAGttgtttttttatttgaaataaacttccacaattcaacaagggttctatcttctctccctataaatagatggaatcgataaatttatttacACAACTTCAAGATATTATTACTCTgtcaaaaaatagagagaatttattctttactattatatatatattcgaaatAACAATTTTGTCAGTTTCTATTTTGAAGAAAGAATTTTCCTTTTCATCCAAAAGTAAAAAAGAACTTTTTCTAGTTctatgttttgattcaattggttcgagcccacacttgAAGCAAATCGTGGTATGAGAGTAGTGAAGAAGATCGATTGGTTAAAAGCTAGAAAACATTAAGGATCCCTTTATCTGAAAAAACATGTATGATTTCGGTtaaaggtttattgctataaatatcacaaactgaatcggttttcaaattttaaattttccgctgtgcaagaaaatcattttcaatCTAGATTTTTTCCAACAAAACAAACACACAAGTGAACTTAATCTATCACACACCTCATGATAATTTTTCTCACCCTTACACCTTGAAGACTGATACTCTCACCACTAAACTCACCCTTGTGAGTTCAGCAAATAAAATTACAACACAAAAGGTTTTATTATCAATATGCACTCAAAGAAAAGTTCCTCACTTGAACAGATTTAGTGCTCTTAATTCCAGTTACAAAAAGCTATACAAGTCTCTTCCTTAAATAGATTATGTTCGAGACTTGCTAACATAGAAGATTTATAATAACCCCATTACAATAATAATACAATAAAGAATTtacaatataataacaataaaacaaaTGTGGGCTCTTGGCAACTAATCACATAGAGTTCCAATCCAATCCAAATGTCCATGTTGTAAGGGATTAACTTGAATGACTTAATTCGATCTAATTTTCAATATGAGTTTATCAAGTAATATGATATTCATTGACAGACTAGATGTTGTCTATATGTTCATCATATCTTATTCAAACTGTTCAATAAATTATCAATACTTAATATGAAAATTATCACTCAACAGCTCTAATACTAGAGAAGCATGCACTTCCTTAACACTTAAAAGCGAACTTCatattttctaataaatatttgtaaacttttgaattattttgagaGACATTAATCTCAAACACTCacatgatttttttaattaaaatttatatatcatacataatacatttaaaatatttttattaaataaataatcaatAGAAATAGTAGGAGGAAAATATATTTTTtgacaaaattcgagatagatcGGATAAGAAAATTTACTTGGAAGTAAATATTTTAcgattattatattttaaaaacataaaatgtttTTACACGCGGACACTGAGGCGCGTAGGAAACGAGAACTTCACCAGCACTGCACTTCCTTAATTTTAAGACACTGACACAAAGTTCGTAAGAAAAAGGGTAAAAACCAAACTGGCAAAAGACAGTAAATACTCAAGTAATGAGGGGCATTCTCGTCACATAATTCTATAATACAATGAAAATCCCTTCTTACATAATTTCTCGCTGTCCCCCTCTGTGCCGTGTCTTGCGGGTTTCACTTCACAGCTAGCAAAGGtaaaaaagataaaaagaaagaaagaaaaaaaagggactCTCTTTGTTTCTCTTTTGGATCCCAAATCTGGAGTTCTTAGCttctaaaatacttttaaatctGCATCTTTAATGCTAAACATTGAAATTGTATTTTGCTTAGTTGGTAAAGTCTGCATCTATTTCATTGGTTCTTTGTTAAATGCCGtactatttatttgatttttattgatggatgattttGAATTTTTGGGTATTGTTTTAAAGGTGATtatatttttgggttttcttttcttttctttcttttttttttttttggggggggggggggggtgttCTTATTGGGATAAAATTTGGTTGTTGTTTGTGTCATGTGAAGTTGACTTCAAGAGTTTTAGGATTTCTGGGCTTTGCTTGTGTGCTGAGAGAATGGTGGGAAAGGAAATGGGGAATTTTCCAGTGTTTGCTTGGTTTTCATGTGCTGATtcttggttttcttttctttgggtTATTGTGGCTGTTGGTAGAAATTGAATCTCCTTCATTGATGCTTAAGATTTGCTTATCAATTGGTGACTTAATTGTCTCCAATTTTCTCCTATGTCTTGTTTTGTAATTGACAAATCTTTTCAAATTCTGTTATCCTCTCTTATTAGGATCTGCAAGATGGAAAGCATGAATAGCTTTTGGCAGTTAGGAGATGATCTCCGGGGACAATCTAAAGCCTCAGAGGATCACAAATGGTTGATGGTTGCCTCCAAACTGGCTGAACAGACGAGGATAAAGGGTGAGCGAATGAACAATCTCGATCTTTCAAAGGGTCCAGCTGAAGTAAGGACAAGGGATAAATTTGGGTTCCATGAAGACAACAAATTCGAGAACCTTAACTTCAATATGTTGAACTTGGACTCCAAGATCGGAGATAGTGTAAGCAAAAGTACCTTCCGAAATGGTATTTACAACACCGATGCTGTTTACCAGAAAAATAACAGCCACAACATTGGGAACCTGTCTGCCAACAAATATAGCGGCAACAACCATAGCAACAAAGATATTAATAATAACAGCAACACCAACTCCAACAACAACGAGAACAGCAATGCAAACAATGCTGTCGATAAAAGGTTCAAGACTTTGCCTGCCACCGAGACACTCCCTAGAAATGAGGTGCTTGGTGGATACATCTTTGTTTGCAATAATGACACAATGCAAGAAGATCTTAAGCGTCAGCTATTTGGTAATTGTTGTTCTTTTTGAAGACTCCCATTCTCATAGATGTAATTGTCACGTAATTAGTTTATATTATGAACCTTAGTAGTTGAGAATTTTTACTTGCTGCTGTTATCTCATTTGCTAGGTTTACCGCCAAGATACAGGGACTCTGTTCGGGCAATCACACCTGGCCTGCCATTGTTTCTCTATAACTACACCACTCATCAATTGCATGGTATTTTTGAGGTAAGTTCACCTGAGTCTAATGGTTGATCAGGCAGTGTCAGTTAGCGTCTCTTGTATTGTTGATGTTTTCTTCCATATTTACAGGCAGCAAGTTTTGGGGGTTCTAACATTGATCCAACTGCTTGGGAAGACAAAAAGTGTAAAGGCGAGTCGAGGTTTCCTGCTCAGGTAAAGATAAGAGTTTATGGTTTGTTAGAACTGTACATATTGTTCCTAGTCATAGAAGACACCATTAACTCTTAATTCTTCTGTTTTTTTTACCCCCATATAAATAGGTGAGAATCCGTATAAGGAAGGTATGCAAGGCATTGGAAGAGGATGCTTTTAGGCCAGTCTTGCACCACTATGACGGTCCCAAGTTCCGTCTCGAGCTCTCAGTTCCTGAGGTATCGCAATTGTTCTATTTTATGcaagttctttttcttttttttcgctAATCAAATTCTTGTAGCCGTGGCTCACGAGTTCCATATCATACTTTTGCAGACTTTGGATCTAATGGACCTTTGTGAACAAGCAGGCTCCCCATAAACAAAATGCTAGCCGAGTGCAAATGTAGTAGCAGTAGGGTTTGTGATGCACGTTTCCGGAGATTTTTCCATAGAGCGCAAGCTGTGGTGGGTGTTAAATCCAGTTGGGGAAAAAGTAGGAAATGGCATTAGCCACATATGAATAAATGCGTTCATGTCATGTGAAAGATGCATTGTAAAACTTTTGCATTAATATGCTATGAATTAAAATCCTATCAAAGATATATTTGCAAGATGTCAAAAGAAAATGGCAACTACGTGTAATGTTCAAGTCCTCAACAACTGAAGGCTTTGATGTCTATTTTTGTGCTTATAATATGAACTTTCTCCTGTCTTATTcttcaatctcattttcaaagTGAAGTTCTAAGTGCATGCAAATATGCAAATTCCAAATAAGGTTTGTTCAATCTCTCATTCCAATCACCTAAGAGAACAAGCTAAAATAATTGAACCATGACTTCATTTGACTTGCCATTTGTGTAGCAATAGCTTAAAAAGAGGATACTCATCATGGAAAGAAGTATAGCTTCAATCAGAGGATTTACAAGGTCAAATATGTTGATCTAATGCACAGTTTTCCTCCCTTAAACCCAGCAATAGAAACGTTTGTAGGCAACCGAAACCATCTGTAATTTGTTGATCCTATCACAGCAAGAATGGTTAAATGAAATTACATCCTCACGGCTGCAAACCCTATTCATTCCATTGGTGTAATCATTCAACAAGATGCTAAAGACGAACCCTATTGAGGCTTCATTGAAGTCCATATAGCGACAGTTGAAAGCTCTCTAACTTTCCCCCCTCTTTGCTAATCAATGCATGGTGATGGTCAAAGAGCAGCGGACGTGAGAAAAGAACGAATTCTTTGCAATAGCTCAGCCTTTACGGAGTCTGGGACAGAAGCTGCATAAACAATGATTTAACTGTGGTGATAAGGAAATAAAATGCAAATAGTATAAGAGACAAAAATCATGAGCTTAAAAATGGGTAAATCGGACATAATCCAATTTATTATCAACCACCAGCTAGGACTGTGGAACATCATAGCATGAGGAAGCATATACCAAGAACAAAATCGAGGATCTTTCTTTGGTATGAACTAATTCTCTCTACTCTAATTGATCCATTGCTTCAACTTATGGAATGCTGATAAGGGCAAGCATAACAATAGAGGGAAAAAAAAATACTAATTCTTACCTCTGCCTTTTGGGGTGATCAAATGAACAAGGTCATCCACAGTGACATTATTTCTTCCTTTCTTCTTAACATATGCTCTGTCATTCATCAAAATGAAAGAGATTTCTATAAAGTATCATAAAGATTTCACATAAAGATGATGCATAAAAGGAAATTGAATACGTTGCAATCAACTTAAATGCCAAGCAAAACAAATCTATTCTTGGATAAAGAACTAATTTCTCTATCTCACGGCACTTCATCCCCCTGGTTTTCTTTCCATGAAAATAAATAGCCCACAAAAGCTATACAGCTTTACATAACTATAAAGAAACTTATTGCGGCATTGATTAGTCATTATCTAAAACACCACAACACATCGCTAGACACAATTTGACGCATCACCATCCTAAACATCTTTTAGCCATTTGACGCATCACCATCCTAAACATCTTTTAGCCATTTGACGCATCACCATCCTAAACATCTTTTAGCCATTGTCGTAACAGAAAACATAAAAGTAAGAAAAACTCAGCATATCACTTATATTTGGGACCGGGCACTGGCATCACAATCTGGCTCTAAGATTATCCACTTCCACATCAATACAAAGTAGGAAGCAACAAGTGAAGTCTTAAGAACCCCATGACAAATTTTTTCCCCAttgatcaactacttaatttGATCCACTTTTTCTAAAAAAGAAACTATTTATAAAGTATTAAACAAGCCATGACTTAATTCTAATTTCCTTATCTATGAAGAACTTGAAAATTCTCTTAATTTTCGGATACTATGAATTTTAATCCTTAGATTAATTATAACTAAGCCAACACAAAAAATGATAGGTTAAACGATTAGAAAGAAGATCAATTGCAGACAAATACACAAATTAATATATGAAGTAAGGCAGTTCAAAGTTTAAACAATAACTGGATACAAAGGAGACAGTAAAAATAgtggggaaaagaaaaaaaacctgCAAAGAGCTTTCATCTCATCCTTCCATCCACATTCTATAAGTCTTTCTCTTAACATTTCCATTAATCTCTCTTTTTCCCCGCTTTCAATTAACTACCAAATTCAATTAAATCATAGTAAATAAATAAGAACCTCcccaccccaaaaaaaaaaaaaaaaaaaaagaaaatatgaaataataaaaagaaggaaaagaacCTTGATATTAATAATTTCTTGAAGGATGGGTTCATTCCTTGATCTTCTGCACCATCAGGGGTTGGAGGCCGATTTACTGAATGTTTCCTGTTgaggatttttaaaaaaaaaattaaagattcgattttgattatgatttagttaaattgaagaaaaaaaaaaacaagaaatttACTTACATGATGTTAAATTAAATCTCtcaaaatagaaatgaaaatttgtgaggaaATTGGAGAAATTTTTATACTTCGAAACAGctagaaaccaaagaaaaaaagaagggattttaaatttttttcctcGGCCCTACACCGTCACCTAGAAACGACAACGTAGGGGATATTTCAGACGAAGGAAGTATTTTACCAGATTTGCCCCTAGATTTAGTTGCATTTTACAAGGCCATCTCTTGAAGCCTTTTTCAAGGATGGACACAGGCCCTTCACATAAAGAATTCCATAGCTGTTAGCTTGTTAGGCCTTAGATTTAGATACTGCCTTTAGTATAAGAATTTCGTTGAACTCTTTTGATATTAGAGAAAGATAAATGTAGGACCCTAACCCTCAAATCTTACTAATATGGAACACCTATGAGGCTATGACAACAAAGTGTCCAATTGCCCATCCATTGGGTAGCTGTTTTTATGTCTCTCTTTGTTTTTTTTCATTGAATTGCAGATGGATTCAGCTGCATATGTCCAACTTGAACAGGTGCTAGATATTTGTGGAACCTAAGAGCCATTTCCAAACACTCGATGGGACTGAGTTCATGTTCGCGTGGGGCACTAGGAACAGATAAATAACTTGGCTAGCATCCTCAAGTATGTGGCTAACTTTCCTGATTGTGCAAAGAACAGTATTACGTAGTCCCGGTAATGCTGTTTTAGTGGTTTCTTATGTAATCTATGGAAGAAAATTGAGTGGTTGAAAACTTTGCATCTTGGTCGCTTTCATATTCTGTGTTAAGATCATGTGACCGTCACTGTTCTCTAGTATTGCTAATTTAATGCTGTTTTTGAGGCTCATATTGTGCCATCCTACAATAATGGCATctgctgaaaaaaaaaaaaaaactctctcaAGCAGCTCTAgggtagaggtgatcatgggccggacCGGGTCGGGCTTGGGCCGGGCCCATATAAATTTTTAGGCCCATCTACTAGGCTCGGGCCcgggcccggcccgaaatatgggcctaaaattttgcccaagcccggcccgacccatattaaattttttttatttcattaaataaaaaagtttaaaaatataataaatcaaatatatttaaaaacataaaaacaaatattaaaacaaataaaaataatactaaaataattcttaaaacaatacacaaattaaaaatataataaaaaatagttatattaaaaatttaaaaaattaaaaataaaataaaatatatatattaatatataattgaattgggcGGGCAGGCCCAGCCAAAAACCCTACTCGAGGCAGGCACTGCTTTCTAAGCAGGCCTCGTTTTTTTGcctaagcccatttttcgggcctatatttttacccaaaccctcccatttttcaagCGGGCCTTCGAGCCGGGCTGGGCCGCTtagcccatgatcagctctactCTAGGGTCATTGGTATGATAATGGGATTTCCTTGTCTTAGCCAAGTAGTCAAGTAGCTAAATTGCTGACTGTTGTATAGAAAGCTGTATCTGTGGCCAGGTCTCTCCCTCCCACTATTATTGTCCCCCACTCGGATGACATCTATGCTATCTACCTATGTTGCCTCAACCTTTTATTGTTCTCGAAGCATTAAAATTCGACTATGGTACCTAACTTATATCCAAACATGAGTATAACGATTGGAATCTACCCAATTAAGCAACAAACTAATAAAAATAGTGgaagaaattgaaaaattaaatacgcaaatttaacgtgaaaaaatctCTCCAAAGAGAATAAAAAACTACGGATaaagataattttaatataatggcaaaagaacgaatagtacaaaagatggagataaaaattaaatctcaaaacccgaaaaaaaaaaaccctcaaaacgtaatcacaaaattctctaaaagtgTTATGAGTTATAATCTTTTAATGGGTGTGTTTTCTAATGTTGTAAAAGAGCttatttataagctaaatttatatgtcaaataaattatgctaataaatgctTAATATATTGTactaataaatattaaatcttgtaaaaagaaaatatattttgtttaacttaaCTTGCAAGCAATATTAacttgcaagcaatctcttatATTAGTTAATAgaaatttgggtcacacaactctaacaatagATAAATGATGTTTccaaatatacaaaaaaaaaaaaaaaaacttattgaTGCTGCCAATTGCAATATTTAGCATCAATTCACATTGCAACTGAACAAGttataatttgtttattttgtttgcaTAATTGACTGAATTAAAGCGTTTCTTTTTGTGCATCTTTTTAAGGAATCTCATGTAGCAAATTTCATGATTAATACTGAGGAAGAAATTCAGTCAACCACGTACAATTCAAAGTAATCTAATGTGATTGGCTAACTTTATTTATAAAGGTATGCAATCAAAAAAGTTCAATTGTAAGGGATCTTTACTTTATCTCATTCcataatgaaaattttgattGAGACGAAATCACATTGGTTAATTCTAATTACACTAGTTTGGTTTACAAGTCTACAAAATGCTTATATAAAAGAGACTTTTTACGTTTTGTGTGTGAAAATTAAAGAACTTACTTTATTTTTTACTCTAAACATTTGCAAGTGTTTTTATGTTGTAAAGAAATTGTTCTATCAATTTGGACTAAGCTTTCACAAGGGAAAGTACTAGTGAGAGAGTTAAATCTTTTATAATTGTACAGGAGTGAGGTTATAATTAGTATGAGTGAGGTAGAGCTTAAATCATTTATTGTACTATTGATATTATAGTGGATACTCTAGCAAAGCTGACACACGTAAAATTGGATCCGAATTGCATAATCAATTTACTATGGTCCCTATTTACATTCTCAGTCTTTAATTGTTCAATTAGTTACAACTTAAATAACAACTAAATCCACAACTCAACACTTTCAATTGATATTAGAGCTAGATACCAACGAATTTGGTTATGATATTGCTTTTGATTTTCTAAAACATGGAAGGAAACACGATCTCCAAGACACCCATGCTCATTGGCTCATATTACAcctattgaaaaatatatataagggcATTTATCAAGTCAATAGGCAAGAGAGTGTAGAGAGTTGTTCTTACAGGTTAGGAACCACTACTTGATATTGTTAATGGTGTCAGTGCTCTTAAACCAAATAATACTTGGACCACTAAGGAtcttaaaatgtaatttttaatagTATATATTCTaggaatatgtatatattttaaatttatttaggtagataaatcttatttaggtagataagttttattcatattctaggaatatttttattttatcttttagtagtttattagagtaagggaactattttcttttatgttttagtagtttattagaataagagaACTATCTTCCCAATTAGGATTATGAccattttctctatttaagttcagtTCTTTAGTTAATAATAGAGAACAGTTTTATTAAAAGCTCTCTTGAAAACTTTCATGGCATCTGAGCTAAGTTAAATCTCTAGTAACATCATGGTTAAAATAGCCTTCACTGGAGATAAGAGGTCCAGCAATCAAATAGAGGAAGAAAGTTCTACCGTTGAAACAACTACTGAGAGTACAATAACTCAAGGGACAGAAGCCTCTCACCTTTCTTTTCAACTGACATCTCACAAGTTGAATGGCAAG contains these protein-coding regions:
- the LOC108465361 gene encoding B2 protein-like, which encodes MESMNSFWQLGDDLRGQSKASEDHKWLMVASKLAEQTRIKGERMNNLDLSKGPAEVRTRDKFGFHEDNKFENLNFNMLNLDSKIGDSVSKSTFRNGIYNTDAVYQKNNSHNIGNLSANKYSGNNHSNKDINNNSNTNSNNNENSNANNAVDKRFKTLPATETLPRNEVLGGYIFVCNNDTMQEDLKRQLFGLPPRYRDSVRAITPGLPLFLYNYTTHQLHGIFEAASFGGSNIDPTAWEDKKCKGESRFPAQVRIRIRKVCKALEEDAFRPVLHHYDGPKFRLELSVPETLDLMDLCEQAGSP